From Chloroflexota bacterium:
TTGACCGGAATGCCGCCGTAGCGCGCCGCATGGGGGTTCTTGCCCACCGCGCGAATGCGGTAGCCCCACACCGTGCGCCAGAGAAAGATATAGACCACGAAAGCCAGCACCAGGGCAATCAGGGCGCCGAGATGCAGGCGGGTGGGGGCCAGCCTCGGCAGACGGTAAGCCATTGCAAGCCGCGCCGTTTGCGGAATTTTGGAAGCCATCGCGGCCTGGGCCGGATCGATCATTGGCCCGCGCAGCAAATAATTCATCAACTGAACCGCAATCGCGTTCATCATCACCGTGCTCAAAATCTCGTTCACGCCGAAATATGCCTTCAGCGCGCCGGCAATGCCGCCCCAAATGGCCCCGCCGACAAAGCCCATCGCCAGCGCAAACGTAATCATCAGCCACCCCGGCCAATGCTGAAAGTGCAAGCCAACCCACGTGCCCAAAATGGCCCCCACAATCATCTGCCCCTCACCACCAATGTTGATCACATTCCCCTGGAAGGCAATACAAATGCCCAACCCCACCAGCAACAGCGGCGTGGCTTTGACCAGCGTTTCGGCAATCGCGTTGGTGCTGCCAAACGCGCCCACCACCAACGCCCAGTAAGCCTCGAGCGGATTGGCCTTGAGGAACAGCAACATCACCGCGCCCACCAACAACGCCAGGAACGTGGCAATGATGGGCAAAGAGAGGTCGAAAAGGGCACCCCAGCGTGAACGCACCGGCAATCCTCCTGAAAACTGGCCTGACCGGATTACCTCACCATGCCTGCACCAGGCTCAAGTGAAGCACCTGATCGTCGAAGTAACTCTGCCCCATCACCAGGGGCGTGCTATCTTTTCCGTAGAACGACATCCGCAAACGGAGCATGGCCGCGCCCAACTCACGCCGCAAGAACGCCACGGCTTCTTGCGGTGCGGGCACAGCATGAATTTCGGTGATGGCAAAAGAAATCTCGCGCCCCGCGAATTCCCGCAGCAGTTGGCGGATGGGGCGTGTGCCATCTACCGCTTCCGGCGGAACCCGAAACAGGGCAAGGGGAAAGACGTTATCGGCAAGAATGACCGGTTTGTCATCGGCCAGGAAAAGCCGCCGGAGAAAAAGCAAACCCGCGCCTGGGCGTAACGCCAGGACGCGGGCCTCTTCTTCGTTCGCGGCACGAATTTCACGCTTCAACAAACGAATGGTTGCCGCAAACCCGCTGCTTTCTATCAGGCAGTTGAAATCCCAAAGGTTGCCGAAATGGGCGCTGCCTTGGCTCAGCCGCTCGTTGACATAGGTGCCATCCCCCTGACGGCGCAGGACCAGGCCGTGAGCAGCCAGTTTGGCGAGCACCGTGCGCACCGTGGCCCGGCTCACACCGAACTCTGCCGCCAACTCACTTTCGGAAGGCATCCGCGCACCGGGCGGATAGACGCCTTCGCGCAGGCGCCTGCGCAAAATGTGCTCGACTTGT
This genomic window contains:
- a CDS encoding GntR family transcriptional regulator, which translates into the protein MLVQSKPLAAQVEHILRRRLREGVYPPGARMPSESELAAEFGVSRATVRTVLAKLAAHGLVLRRQGDGTYVNERLSQGSAHFGNLWDFNCLIESSGFAATIRLLKREIRAANEEEARVLALRPGAGLLFLRRLFLADDKPVILADNVFPLALFRVPPEAVDGTRPIRQLLREFAGREISFAITEIHAVPAPQEAVAFLRRELGAAMLRLRMSFYGKDSTPLVMGQSYFDDQVLHLSLVQAW
- a CDS encoding ABC transporter permease, coding for MLLFLKANPLEAYWALVVGAFGSTNAIAETLVKATPLLLVGLGICIAFQGNVINIGGEGQMIVGAILGTWVGLHFQHWPGWLMITFALAMGFVGGAIWGGIAGALKAYFGVNEILSTVMMNAIAVQLMNYLLRGPMIDPAQAAMASKIPQTARLAMAYRLPRLAPTRLHLGALIALVLAFVVYIFLWRTVWGYRIRAVGKNPHAARYGGIPVKRYVVLALLLSGAFAGLAGVIQVYGVNYRMITDGSATGFTGGAGFNGIVAALFGHLHPIGTIPASILFGALLVGANKMQRVAQVPSALITALNGLVVVFVVSSEIWRIRRQRRRLAATAGEGEEAPAEAADAPEKPG